Part of the Streptococcus ilei genome is shown below.
GTGTTAAATTTAGCGATAGTGACTTGATTGGTTTGCCAATCCGCATCACTGTTGGGAAGAAAGCAGCTGACGGTATCGTAGAAGTGAAAATCAAAGCTTCAGGAGACACGATTGAAGTGCATGCAGACAACCTGCTTGAAACCCTTTCAATTTTAAATAAATAAGCAATAGTAGAAGGCTAGGATGCTCAACACCCTAGCCTTCTTTTTTGTAAGCTGAGCCAGCTAGATGAAAGGACCTTCTGACAGTCGAAAAGTTAGGCGAAATATGATAAAATAAAGGCTAGTAATTCGTCAGGGAGAAATCATGTCAACTAGCTTTGAAATCTTAATGAATCAGTTAGGGATGCCTTTGGAAATGCGTGAATCAGGCGCTTTTGAAGGGGCTGAAATCCAAGAGGTCATCGTCCATAAGCTCAGTCGTGTTTGGGAATTTCGTTTTGTTTTTGCCGAAATTCTTCCCATCACTATTTTTCGGGAGCTCAAAAACCGCTTGGCTGAGGAGTTTTCAAAGACAGGCAATCGAGCGGTGTTTGAGATTCAGGTAAAGAATCCAACTTTTAGTGAGGAGCTCTTGCAAGCCTATTACCAGGAAGCTTTTGAAGATGGTCCCTGTGCGAGTCAGGGCTTTAAGAGCATGTATCAACACTTGCAGGTTCGTGCACAGGGAGGAGAGCTGATTATTAGTGGCCCTTCATCTGTGGATACGGAGCATCACCGGAAAAATCATCTGCCAAATCTTGCTAGTCAATTGACCAAGTTTGGTTTTCCTCATTTTCAGTGTCGGGTAGAAGCTGATGACCAGTTGACAGAAGAACTCCAACAGGCCTTCGAAGCTGAGAAGGATCAAATCTTCCAAGCAGCCAACGAAGAAACATTGCGGGCCATGGAGTCCTTGTCTCAAATGGCTCCTCCACCAGCAGAGGAAAAACCAGCCTTTGATTTCAAAGCCAAAAAGGCTGCGGCCAAGCCTAAGCTGGATAAGGCAGAGATCACTCCTATGATTGATATCACGACAGAAGAGAACCGCATTGTTTTTGAAGGGGTAGTCTTTGATGTCGAGCAAAAGGTAACTCGGACAGGTCGAGTCTTGATCAATTTCAAGATGACCGACTATACCTCCAGTTTTTCGCTCCAGAAATGGGCTAAAAATGAAGAAGAAGCTCAGAAGTTTGATATGATCAAGAAAAACTCTTGGTTACGGGTTCGTGGGAATATCGAGGTCAATAACTTTACACGAGATTTGACCATGAATGTTCAAGATGTTCAAGAAGTGGTCCACTATGAGCGTAAGGATCTGATGCCAGAAGGCGAGCGTCGGGTCGAGTTCCATGCCCATACCAATATGTCGACCATGGATGCCCTACCTGAGGTAGAGGAGTTGGTCGCAAAAGCAGCCAAATGGGGCCACAAGGCAGTTGCTATTACCGATCATGGGAATGTGCAGTCCTTCCCTCATGGTTACAAGGCAGCTAAAAAAGCTGGTATCCAACTCATCTATGGGATGGAAGCCAATATCGTTGAAGACCGTGTACCGATTACCTACAATGAAGTCGATCTAGACCTTCATGAAGCGACCTATGTGGTTTTTGATGTGGAAACGACAGGACTCTCAGCAATTTACAATGATCTGATTCAGGTTGCCGCGTCTAAAATGCACAAGGGCAATATCATTGCTGAATTTGATGAGTTTATCAATCCAGGGCACCCCATTTCCGCCTTTACAACGGATCTGACAGGCATTACCGATGACCATGTTCGCAATGCCAAACCTTTGAAACAGGTCTTGGAGGAGTTCCAGGAATTCTGCAAGGATGCGGTTTTGGTTGCCCACAATGCCACTTTTGACGTGGGCTTCATGAATGCCAACTATGAGCGTCATGGCCTTCCCAAAATCACCCAGCCAGTAATTGATACGTTAGAGTTTGCTCGGAACCTTTATCCAGAGTACAAGCGTCATGGTTTGGGCCCCTTGACCAAGCGGTTTGGGGTTGCCTTGGAACACCACCACATGGCCAACTATGATGCAGAAGCGACGGGTCGCTTGCTCTTTATCTTTATCAAGGATGTAGCAGAAAAGCATGGCGTGACTAATCTTGCCAAGCTGAATTTGGATTTGATTAGTCCGGATTCCTACAAAAAGGCTCGGGTCAAACACGCAACCATCTATGTCAAGAACCAGACGGGCTTGAAAAACATGTTCAAATTGGTCTCCCTTTCCAATACCCAATATTTTGAGGGAGTTCCTCGGATTCCGCGAACAGTTTTAGATGCCCACCGGGAAGGTTTAATCCTGGGAACGGCTTGTTCTGAAGGAGAAGTCTTTGACGCGGTCGTCTCTCAAGGAGTTGATGCGGCAGTGGAAGTGGCCAAGTATTATGACTTTATTGAGGTCATGCCTCCAGCCATCTATGCGCCCCTCATTGCTAAAGAGCAGGTCAAAGACATGGACGAGCTCCAGACTATCATCAAGAGCTTGATTGAGGTGGGAGATCGCCTTGGCAAGCCAGTCCTCGCGACAGGAAATGTCCACTACCTTGAGCCCGAGGATGAGATTTATCGAGAAATCATTGTCCGCAGTCTTGGGCAAGGGGCCATGATTAACCGGACCATCGGTCATGGAGAAAACGCCCAACCTGCACCCCTACCAAAAGCCCATTTCCGTACAACCAATGAAATGCTGGATGAATTTGCTTTTCTAGGGGAAGACTTAGCACGAAAACTGGTCATTGAAAACACCAATGCTCTGGCAGAAATCTTTGAACCTGTCGAAGTGGTCAAGGGTGACCTCTATACCCCATTTATCGACAAGGCCGAAGAAACGGTTGCCGAATTGACCTATCAGAAGGCCTTTGAAATCTATGGCAATCCGCTACCTGATATTGTTGATTTACGGATTGAAAAAGAATTAACCTCTATCCTGGGGAATGGCTTCGCCGTGATCTATCTGGCTTCCCAACTCTTGGTGCACCGTTCCAATGAACGGGGCTACTTGGTTGGTTCCCGGGGATCTGTCGGCTCCAGTTTCGTTGCGACCATGATCGGGATTACCGAGGTTAATCCGCTCTCTCCTCACTATGTCTGCGGGGAGTGTAAATACAGTGAGTTTATCACGGATGGTTCTTATGGTTCAGGATTTGATATGCCCAATAAGGACTGTCCAAACTGTGGTCACCAACTCAGCAAAAACGGCCAAGACATTCCTTTCGAGACCTTCCTTGGTTTTGATGGGGACAAGGTACCCGATATCGATTTGAACTTCTCAGGGGAAGATCAGCCGAGTGCCCACTTGGATGTCCGTGATATTTTTGGAGAAGAATATGCCTTCCGGGCAGGAACAGTAGGTACAGTTGCAGCCAAGACCGCCTATGGGTTTGTTAAAGGCTATGAGCGGGACTACGGCAAGTATTACCGGGATGCAGAGGTGGAACGGCTAGCCCAAGGAGCAGCTGGGGTTAAACGGACGACTGGTCAGCACCCAGGAGGGATCGTTGTTATCCCTAACTATATGGATGTCTATGACTTCACCCCTGTGCAGTACCCAGCAGATGATGTGACAGCTGAATGGCAGACTACTCACTTTAACTTCCACGATATCGATGAGAACGTCCTTAAACTCGATGTCCTGGGACATGATGATCCGACTATGATTCGCAAGCTCCAGGACTTATCAGGCATTGATCCAAACGATATCCCAATGGATGATCCTGGTGTCATGGCCCTCTTCTCAGGAACCGATATCTTAGGAGTCACACCGGAGCAAATCGGTACCTCGACTGGTATGCTGGGGATCCCAGAGTTTGGGACCAACTTTGTTCGGGGTATGGTCGATGAAACCCATCCGACGACCTTTGCCGAGTTGCTTCAGCTTTCTGGTCTGTCTCACGGTACCGACGTATGGTTGGGAAATGCCCAAGACTTGATCAAGGCGGGTATTGCTGACCTATCAACCGTTATCGGATGTCGGGATGACATCATGGTTTACCTCATGCACGCTGGCCTAGATCCAAAAATGGCCTTTACCATCATGGAGCGGGTGCGGAAAGGCATGTGGCTCAAGATTCCTGAAGAAGAGCGCAATGGCTATATCGAGGCCATGAAGGCTAACAATGTACCTGAATGGTACATCGAATCTTGTGGGAAAATCAAGTACATGTTCCCCAAAGCCCATGCGGCAGCCTACGTTATGATGGCCTTGCGGGTGGCTTACTTTAAGGTTCATCATCCGCTCTACTATTACTGTGCTTACTTCTCAATCCGTGCCAAGGCCTTTGATATCAAGACTATGGGTGCAGGCCTAGAAGCCGTGAAAGCGCGGATGAAGGAGATTGCTGAAAAACGCAAGAACAACGAAGCTTCCAATGTGGAGATTGACCTCTACACGACCCTTGAAATTGTCAATGAGATGTGGGAGCGTGGCTTCAAGTTTGGTAAGCTAGACCTCTATCGCAGTGATGCGACGGAATTCATCATCGATGGAGACACCCTTATTCCACCATTTGTTGCCATGGATGGATTGGGAGAAAACGTAGCCAAGCAGATTGTACGAGCTCGCAAAGAAGGAGAATTCCTTTCTAAAACAGAGTTGCGCAAACGTGGTGGCGTCTCCTCAACCTTGGTGGAAAAGATGGACGAGATGGGAATTCTTGGCAATATGCCAGAAGACAACCAGCTCAGTCTCTTTGATGATTTGTTTTAATTTAAAGTCAACTTGTTCAAATAAGCCGACTAAGTTTCATCTAATTAAGACTTAACAGTAAAACCAGTAGAGATGAATTTTTATGATTTTCATTTCTACTGGTTTTTAGATATGATAGAATATAAGTAAGTTTTT
Proteins encoded:
- a CDS encoding PolC-type DNA polymerase III — protein: MSTSFEILMNQLGMPLEMRESGAFEGAEIQEVIVHKLSRVWEFRFVFAEILPITIFRELKNRLAEEFSKTGNRAVFEIQVKNPTFSEELLQAYYQEAFEDGPCASQGFKSMYQHLQVRAQGGELIISGPSSVDTEHHRKNHLPNLASQLTKFGFPHFQCRVEADDQLTEELQQAFEAEKDQIFQAANEETLRAMESLSQMAPPPAEEKPAFDFKAKKAAAKPKLDKAEITPMIDITTEENRIVFEGVVFDVEQKVTRTGRVLINFKMTDYTSSFSLQKWAKNEEEAQKFDMIKKNSWLRVRGNIEVNNFTRDLTMNVQDVQEVVHYERKDLMPEGERRVEFHAHTNMSTMDALPEVEELVAKAAKWGHKAVAITDHGNVQSFPHGYKAAKKAGIQLIYGMEANIVEDRVPITYNEVDLDLHEATYVVFDVETTGLSAIYNDLIQVAASKMHKGNIIAEFDEFINPGHPISAFTTDLTGITDDHVRNAKPLKQVLEEFQEFCKDAVLVAHNATFDVGFMNANYERHGLPKITQPVIDTLEFARNLYPEYKRHGLGPLTKRFGVALEHHHMANYDAEATGRLLFIFIKDVAEKHGVTNLAKLNLDLISPDSYKKARVKHATIYVKNQTGLKNMFKLVSLSNTQYFEGVPRIPRTVLDAHREGLILGTACSEGEVFDAVVSQGVDAAVEVAKYYDFIEVMPPAIYAPLIAKEQVKDMDELQTIIKSLIEVGDRLGKPVLATGNVHYLEPEDEIYREIIVRSLGQGAMINRTIGHGENAQPAPLPKAHFRTTNEMLDEFAFLGEDLARKLVIENTNALAEIFEPVEVVKGDLYTPFIDKAEETVAELTYQKAFEIYGNPLPDIVDLRIEKELTSILGNGFAVIYLASQLLVHRSNERGYLVGSRGSVGSSFVATMIGITEVNPLSPHYVCGECKYSEFITDGSYGSGFDMPNKDCPNCGHQLSKNGQDIPFETFLGFDGDKVPDIDLNFSGEDQPSAHLDVRDIFGEEYAFRAGTVGTVAAKTAYGFVKGYERDYGKYYRDAEVERLAQGAAGVKRTTGQHPGGIVVIPNYMDVYDFTPVQYPADDVTAEWQTTHFNFHDIDENVLKLDVLGHDDPTMIRKLQDLSGIDPNDIPMDDPGVMALFSGTDILGVTPEQIGTSTGMLGIPEFGTNFVRGMVDETHPTTFAELLQLSGLSHGTDVWLGNAQDLIKAGIADLSTVIGCRDDIMVYLMHAGLDPKMAFTIMERVRKGMWLKIPEEERNGYIEAMKANNVPEWYIESCGKIKYMFPKAHAAAYVMMALRVAYFKVHHPLYYYCAYFSIRAKAFDIKTMGAGLEAVKARMKEIAEKRKNNEASNVEIDLYTTLEIVNEMWERGFKFGKLDLYRSDATEFIIDGDTLIPPFVAMDGLGENVAKQIVRARKEGEFLSKTELRKRGGVSSTLVEKMDEMGILGNMPEDNQLSLFDDLF